A single region of the Nocardioides ochotonae genome encodes:
- a CDS encoding peroxiredoxin, with the protein MSTDQEGIAGLSLGGLAPDFTLRDQFGQDVTLSSFRGTKAVALLFYPYAFSGVCTGELAGVRDRLDEFLTFDTEVLAISCDPMFALRAFADAEGHNFPLLSDFWPHGEVSRAYDVFDERTGAPRRSSYVVDREGRVRWSVHNAMPEGRDLDEHLRQLHALT; encoded by the coding sequence GTGAGCACCGACCAGGAGGGCATCGCGGGTCTGTCCCTCGGCGGGTTGGCGCCCGACTTCACCCTGCGCGACCAGTTCGGCCAGGACGTGACGCTGTCGTCGTTCCGCGGCACCAAGGCCGTCGCCCTGCTGTTCTACCCCTACGCCTTCTCCGGGGTCTGCACCGGCGAGCTGGCGGGGGTGCGCGACCGCCTCGACGAGTTCCTGACCTTCGACACCGAGGTGCTCGCGATCTCCTGCGACCCGATGTTCGCGCTGCGCGCGTTCGCCGACGCCGAGGGCCACAACTTCCCGCTGCTCTCGGACTTCTGGCCGCACGGTGAGGTGAGCAGGGCCTACGACGTGTTCGACGAGCGCACCGGAGCGCCGCGCCGCTCGTCGTACGTCGTGGACCGCGAGGGCCGGGTGCGCTGGTCGGTGCACAACGCGATGCCCGAGGGTCGCGACCTCGACGAGCACCTGCGCCAGCTGCACGCCCTGACCTGA
- a CDS encoding DUF6221 family protein, giving the protein MSEIVEFVRARIDEDEELAREVEEQVRHDRGAQAPGGTAERGAVSLTGVARVLADCEAKRGLLELAEAATADDLPGYATAIRQLLALPYADHADYLDAWRP; this is encoded by the coding sequence ATGAGCGAGATCGTCGAGTTCGTGCGCGCCCGGATCGATGAGGACGAGGAGCTGGCCCGCGAGGTCGAGGAACAGGTCCGCCACGACCGCGGTGCGCAGGCCCCAGGCGGAACGGCCGAGAGGGGCGCGGTGAGCCTCACCGGCGTGGCCCGGGTGCTGGCCGACTGCGAGGCCAAGCGGGGACTGCTGGAGCTGGCCGAGGCCGCCACCGCCGACGACCTGCCCGGCTACGCCACCGCGATCCGTCAGCTGCTGGCGCTGCCGTACGCCGACCACGCCGACTACCTCGACGCCTGGCGACCCTGA
- a CDS encoding DUF3052 domain-containing protein, with the protein MSSTAGGGSTQTGAPADPAARLGFKAGMVIQELGWDNDADDELRVAIENALDADMVDGDYGNVVDAVLLWWRQDDGDLVDGLVDSLTDLVGGGSIWLMTPKVGRPNAVDASDIAEAAPIAGLAQTTTASVSKDWAATRLVAPKTPA; encoded by the coding sequence GTGAGTTCGACCGCGGGTGGCGGGTCCACCCAGACAGGCGCCCCTGCCGATCCGGCTGCCCGGCTCGGCTTCAAGGCCGGCATGGTCATTCAGGAACTTGGCTGGGACAACGACGCCGACGACGAACTCCGCGTTGCCATCGAGAACGCCCTCGACGCGGACATGGTGGACGGCGACTACGGCAACGTCGTGGACGCGGTCCTGCTGTGGTGGCGACAGGACGACGGCGACCTCGTCGACGGTCTCGTCGACTCCCTGACCGACCTCGTCGGCGGTGGCTCCATCTGGTTGATGACCCCGAAGGTCGGCAGGCCGAACGCCGTCGACGCGTCCGACATCGCCGAGGCGGCTCCGATCGCGGGGCTCGCGCAGACCACGACCGCCAGCGTCAGCAAGGACTGGGCGGCGACGCGACTGGTGGCACCCAAGACCCCGGCCTGA
- a CDS encoding response regulator transcription factor, giving the protein MARILIVEDEARIASFVAKGLRAEGHLATVVGDGPGGLDRALSGDFDLMVLDIGLPGMDGFAVLEQLRAQGSRMPVIVLTARDSVTDTVSALEGGADDYMPKPFRFAELIARVRLRLRQAQPGGEAGARDAVDAGGLRLDLRTRRATVAGRQVDLSAREFSLAEIFMLNPGQVLSREQLLDHVWGLDFDPGSNVVDVYVGYLRRKFGAARIETVRGMGYRFVSAP; this is encoded by the coding sequence GTGGCCCGCATCCTGATCGTCGAGGACGAGGCGCGCATCGCGTCCTTCGTCGCCAAGGGCCTGCGCGCCGAGGGCCATCTGGCCACCGTCGTCGGCGACGGCCCCGGCGGGCTGGACCGCGCCCTGAGCGGGGACTTCGACCTGATGGTCCTCGACATCGGGCTGCCCGGGATGGACGGCTTCGCCGTGCTCGAGCAGCTGCGCGCCCAGGGCTCACGGATGCCCGTGATCGTGCTCACCGCGCGGGACTCGGTGACCGACACCGTGTCGGCGCTGGAGGGCGGCGCCGACGACTACATGCCGAAGCCGTTCCGCTTCGCCGAGCTCATCGCCCGGGTGCGGCTGCGCCTGCGCCAGGCCCAGCCGGGCGGCGAGGCCGGCGCCCGCGACGCGGTGGACGCCGGCGGCCTGCGCCTCGACCTGCGCACCCGCCGCGCCACCGTCGCCGGGCGGCAGGTCGACCTGTCCGCCCGGGAGTTCTCCCTCGCCGAGATCTTCATGCTCAACCCCGGCCAGGTGCTGTCGCGCGAGCAGCTCCTCGACCACGTCTGGGGCCTCGACTTCGACCCCGGCTCCAACGTCGTCGACGTGTACGTCGGCTACCTGCGCCGCAAGTTCGGCGCGGCCCGCATCGAGACCGTGCGGGGCATGGGCTACCGCTTCGTCAGCGCACCTTGA
- a CDS encoding serine/threonine-protein kinase, which translates to MSVTTAPPRAAVPETTRDGWDLGEGDPITPELSVVRLLGGGSAYEAYLAFDEVTYGPVVVKVLRPGQVEDPDSLRGLRREVEALATVNHPVVVRALRHRLDGPRPHVVLEQVDGPRLSTLVRRYGPLPEQQYLPLAIEVAGALHYLRGLGWTHLDIKAANVIMGAPARLIDLSVARPVDAAASLRSVIGTDAYLAPEQADPGGAGVPCPASDVWGLAATVFEAVAGYRPFESGDLKAPDVRERWPQLVQAPRALPDGVPGEVVEALHAGLDKDPARRPLPAQFAEMLEPALARQPRARFAGFKVR; encoded by the coding sequence ATGAGCGTCACCACCGCACCGCCCCGCGCCGCGGTCCCGGAGACGACCCGCGACGGGTGGGACCTGGGCGAGGGCGACCCGATCACGCCAGAGCTCAGCGTCGTGCGGCTGCTCGGCGGCGGGTCGGCCTACGAGGCCTACCTCGCCTTCGACGAGGTCACCTACGGGCCGGTGGTGGTGAAGGTGCTGCGGCCGGGTCAGGTCGAGGACCCGGACAGCCTGCGCGGCCTGCGCCGCGAGGTGGAGGCGCTCGCGACCGTCAACCACCCGGTGGTGGTGCGCGCCCTGCGGCACCGGCTGGACGGGCCGCGGCCCCACGTCGTCCTCGAGCAGGTCGACGGGCCGCGCCTGTCCACGCTGGTGCGCAGGTACGGCCCGCTCCCCGAGCAGCAGTACCTGCCGCTGGCGATCGAGGTCGCCGGCGCACTGCACTACCTGCGCGGCCTCGGGTGGACCCACCTGGACATCAAGGCGGCCAACGTGATCATGGGCGCGCCGGCCCGGCTGATCGACCTGTCGGTGGCCCGTCCGGTCGACGCGGCCGCCTCCCTGCGCAGCGTGATCGGCACCGACGCCTACCTCGCCCCCGAGCAGGCCGACCCCGGGGGCGCGGGGGTGCCATGCCCGGCGAGCGACGTGTGGGGGCTGGCCGCGACGGTGTTCGAGGCCGTGGCCGGCTACCGGCCCTTCGAGTCGGGGGACCTGAAGGCGCCCGACGTACGCGAGCGGTGGCCGCAGCTGGTCCAGGCGCCGCGCGCGCTGCCCGACGGAGTGCCCGGCGAGGTCGTCGAGGCGCTGCACGCCGGCCTGGACAAGGATCCCGCGCGCCGACCGCTGCCGGCACAGTTCGCCGAGATGCTGGAGCCGGCGCTGGCGCGTCAGCCGCGGGCGCGCTTCGCCGGGTTCAAGGTGCGCTGA
- a CDS encoding GNAT family N-acetyltransferase, producing the protein MTQAHGSSGPPGEDRYRARVGESDAALDQRLSDELDAVNAAATRGIPPARELTVRIDDEAGQLAAGVSGWTWGVAAGIAMTWVRKDTRGAGLGARLLAEFETVARARGCAHVFVTSFTFQAPGFYERHGYREIFRWEDVPSPGAGDVHLRKDF; encoded by the coding sequence ATGACGCAGGCACACGGGTCGAGTGGCCCGCCGGGGGAGGACCGGTACCGCGCGAGGGTCGGTGAGTCGGACGCCGCGCTCGACCAGCGGCTGTCCGACGAGCTGGACGCGGTCAATGCGGCGGCGACCAGGGGAATCCCCCCGGCGCGGGAGCTGACGGTCCGCATCGACGACGAGGCGGGCCAGCTGGCGGCGGGCGTCAGTGGCTGGACCTGGGGCGTCGCCGCCGGGATCGCGATGACCTGGGTGCGCAAGGACACCCGCGGAGCCGGCCTCGGCGCCAGGCTCCTCGCGGAGTTCGAGACGGTGGCCCGGGCGCGCGGGTGCGCCCATGTCTTCGTCACCTCCTTCACCTTCCAGGCGCCGGGCTTCTACGAGCGACACGGGTATCGCGAGATCTTCCGGTGGGAGGACGTGCCCAGCCCCGGCGCCGGCGACGTGCACCTCCGCAAGGACTTCTGA
- a CDS encoding MDR family MFS transporter: MSTPTVATGFPAATSGPSGSPLKPLVGLLLGMFVSMLATTVVSTSLPVILADLGGGQTAYTWVVTATLLTTAVSTPIWGKLADLFDRKLLLQLALVIFILASAAAGFAQNSEWLIGCRAIQGIGAGGLGALTQIAMADIISPRERGKYMGLFGGVMALATVGGPLIGGAITDLSNWRYNFYVAVPVAVVALVMIQKTLHLHPLPKRKVSIDYAGIVLLSASVSTLLIWISLVGSSFAWASATTAWMVGGTLVGIAGFVAVELRASEPLIPLTLFRNRTFTWAVIGSLSVGVAMFGTTVFLSQYMQLARGASATESGLMTLPMMLGLFLVSSIAGRQITKTGVWKPYVLGGSILLTIGMGLMGTIEYDTNFVLVSVYMFVLGSGVGLVMQNLVLVVQNAVPPRDLGVASSGVNFFRTVGGTIGVAVLGAVLGNKVTSHMAERAGDLQTAIGSLGSQGKEVAAALQSGSIPAVSSLPEPVRAVVESVYGASVADIFVVAAPMGLLTVLAVALLPNLALGTMTRHEKFSAEESAVALAATAEAAAGQNGPEHPGDGRDHR, from the coding sequence ATGAGTACACCCACCGTCGCGACCGGTTTCCCGGCCGCCACCTCCGGACCCTCGGGAAGTCCGTTGAAGCCTCTGGTGGGGCTGTTGCTCGGCATGTTCGTCTCGATGCTGGCGACGACCGTCGTCAGCACCTCGCTGCCGGTGATCCTCGCCGACCTCGGCGGCGGCCAGACGGCGTACACCTGGGTGGTCACCGCCACCCTGCTCACCACGGCTGTCTCCACCCCGATCTGGGGCAAGCTCGCCGACCTCTTCGACCGCAAGCTGCTGCTCCAGCTGGCCCTGGTGATCTTCATCCTGGCCAGCGCCGCCGCCGGCTTCGCCCAGAACAGCGAGTGGCTGATCGGCTGCCGCGCCATCCAGGGCATCGGCGCCGGTGGTCTGGGCGCCCTGACCCAGATCGCGATGGCGGACATCATCTCGCCGCGTGAGCGCGGCAAGTACATGGGCCTGTTCGGCGGCGTCATGGCGCTGGCCACCGTCGGCGGACCGCTCATCGGCGGTGCGATCACCGACCTGTCGAACTGGCGCTACAACTTCTACGTCGCGGTCCCGGTCGCCGTCGTCGCGCTGGTGATGATCCAGAAGACCCTGCACCTGCACCCGCTGCCGAAGCGCAAGGTGAGCATCGACTACGCCGGCATCGTGCTGCTGTCGGCGTCGGTCTCCACGCTGCTGATCTGGATCTCCCTGGTCGGCAGCTCCTTCGCCTGGGCCAGCGCGACCACCGCCTGGATGGTCGGCGGCACCCTCGTCGGCATCGCCGGCTTCGTCGCCGTGGAGCTGCGCGCCAGCGAGCCGCTGATCCCGCTGACGCTGTTCCGCAACCGCACCTTCACCTGGGCGGTCATCGGCAGCCTCTCGGTCGGCGTCGCGATGTTCGGCACCACCGTCTTCCTCTCGCAGTACATGCAGCTGGCCCGCGGCGCCTCGGCCACCGAGTCCGGCCTGATGACGCTGCCGATGATGCTGGGCCTCTTCCTGGTCTCCTCGATCGCCGGTCGCCAGATCACCAAGACCGGCGTCTGGAAGCCCTACGTCCTCGGCGGCTCGATCCTGCTGACCATCGGCATGGGCCTGATGGGCACGATCGAGTACGACACCAACTTCGTGCTGGTCTCGGTCTACATGTTCGTCCTCGGCTCCGGCGTCGGCCTGGTGATGCAGAACCTGGTGCTCGTCGTGCAGAACGCCGTCCCCCCGCGCGACCTCGGGGTCGCGAGCTCCGGGGTGAACTTCTTCCGCACCGTCGGCGGCACCATCGGCGTCGCCGTCCTCGGCGCGGTGCTCGGCAACAAGGTCACCTCCCACATGGCCGAGCGCGCCGGCGACCTGCAGACGGCCATCGGGTCGCTCGGGTCCCAGGGCAAGGAGGTCGCCGCGGCCCTGCAGAGCGGCTCCATCCCCGCGGTGAGCAGCCTGCCCGAGCCGGTGCGGGCCGTCGTGGAGTCGGTGTACGGCGCCTCGGTGGCCGACATCTTCGTGGTGGCCGCCCCGATGGGCCTGCTGACGGTGCTCGCCGTGGCCCTGCTGCCGAACCTCGCGCTCGGCACGATGACGCGTCACGAGAAGTTCAGCGCCGAGGAGAGCGCGGTGGCCCTGGCGGCCACCGCCGAGGCCGCGGCCGGCCAGAACGGACCGGAGCACCCCGGTGACGGACGCGACCACCGCTGA
- a CDS encoding MarR family winged helix-turn-helix transcriptional regulator — MTDATTADLAAAVGEIEAQFTRMAAASRRRLREHASSVHPDLTPLGFALLTAAQRLGRCPQGALVHRVQADKGAVSRAVAQLEQLGLISREADPDDRRSQLLELTPAGTAALAGIDTRARELLHGQLEGWTLTEVQQLRDLLTRLNDADLTHLEAGSEDSGAGVSVA, encoded by the coding sequence GTGACGGACGCGACCACCGCTGACCTCGCCGCGGCCGTCGGCGAGATCGAGGCCCAGTTCACCCGGATGGCGGCGGCCTCGCGCCGCCGCCTGCGGGAGCACGCGAGCAGCGTCCACCCCGACCTGACCCCGCTCGGCTTCGCCCTGCTCACCGCCGCCCAGCGCCTCGGCCGATGCCCGCAGGGCGCCCTCGTGCACCGGGTGCAGGCCGACAAGGGCGCGGTGAGCCGGGCGGTCGCCCAGCTCGAGCAGCTCGGACTGATCAGCCGCGAGGCCGACCCGGACGACCGGCGCAGCCAGCTGCTCGAGCTCACCCCCGCCGGCACGGCGGCCCTCGCCGGGATCGACACGCGCGCCCGCGAGCTGCTGCACGGGCAGCTCGAGGGCTGGACCCTCACCGAGGTCCAGCAGCTCCGCGACCTGCTGACCCGGCTCAACGACGCCGATCTCACTCATCTGGAGGCCGGGTCCGAGGACAGCGGCGCCGGTGTCTCGGTAGCCTGA
- a CDS encoding AMP-binding protein: MLDTLTARLASTTTAGRVLLGSGVVRPYSPPVLIGLLGTLRRWGTGPGGGFASVALRAPDRVAIIDERGSLSYAELHRRANALARGLRELGVGEGDSVALMCRNHRGFVEATIAANRLGADALYLNTAFAGPQLLEVLERERPRVVVHDEEFAGLLGDDAPGTPVIAWSDSDTGSEEERLTLEGLIAASAGDDLDAPQRHGRIVILTSGTTGVPKAAPRAEAGIDAAVSLLSRMPLRAGWRTHVAAPLFHTWGYAHLALAMLLGTTLVLRRRFDPEDALRLVAEERCECVVVIPVMLQRILALPEDVLAAHDLSTVQVVASSGSALPGDLAMSWMDHFGDHLYNIYGSTEVAYASIATPEDLREAPTSAGRPPWGTVVRIYDQDDRPAAPDTPGRIFVGNTILFEGYSGGGGKDMIEGLMATGDVGRFGPDGRLYVEGRDDEMIVSGGENVFPREVEDCLARHPGVLEVAAVGVEDEQYGMRLVAYVVIRDGAEVTDVQLREWVKDNLARFKVPREIVMLDELPRNATGKVLKWDLANSAKPGTPGTPVRKESS, translated from the coding sequence GTGCTCGACACCCTGACGGCCCGGCTCGCCTCGACGACCACGGCCGGCAGGGTGCTGCTCGGCTCCGGGGTCGTGCGTCCGTACTCCCCTCCGGTCCTGATCGGGCTGCTGGGCACGCTGCGGCGCTGGGGCACGGGCCCCGGCGGCGGGTTCGCCAGTGTCGCGCTGCGCGCCCCCGACCGGGTCGCGATCATCGACGAGCGTGGCTCGCTGAGCTACGCCGAGCTGCACCGCCGCGCCAACGCGCTGGCCCGCGGGCTGCGGGAGCTCGGCGTCGGCGAGGGCGACTCGGTCGCGCTGATGTGCCGCAACCACCGCGGTTTCGTGGAGGCCACGATCGCGGCCAACCGCCTCGGCGCCGACGCGCTCTACCTCAACACGGCCTTCGCCGGACCCCAGCTGCTCGAGGTCCTCGAGCGCGAGCGGCCGCGGGTGGTGGTCCACGACGAGGAGTTCGCCGGCCTGCTCGGCGACGACGCCCCCGGCACCCCGGTGATCGCGTGGAGCGACAGCGACACCGGGTCCGAGGAGGAGCGGCTGACGCTGGAGGGCCTGATCGCGGCCTCGGCGGGGGACGACCTCGATGCGCCGCAGCGCCACGGACGGATCGTGATCCTGACGTCCGGCACCACCGGCGTCCCGAAGGCCGCGCCCCGCGCGGAGGCCGGGATCGACGCGGCGGTCTCGCTGCTCTCGCGGATGCCGCTGCGCGCCGGCTGGCGCACCCACGTCGCCGCGCCGCTCTTCCACACCTGGGGCTATGCCCATCTCGCGCTGGCGATGCTGCTCGGCACGACGCTCGTGCTGCGTCGCCGCTTCGACCCCGAGGACGCGCTGCGCCTCGTCGCCGAGGAGCGCTGCGAGTGCGTGGTGGTCATCCCGGTGATGCTCCAGCGCATCCTGGCGCTGCCCGAGGACGTCCTGGCCGCCCATGACCTGTCCACCGTGCAGGTGGTGGCGTCGTCGGGCTCCGCCCTGCCCGGCGACCTGGCGATGAGCTGGATGGACCACTTCGGGGACCACCTCTACAACATCTACGGCTCCACCGAGGTCGCCTACGCCTCGATCGCCACCCCCGAGGACCTCCGCGAGGCCCCGACCTCGGCCGGGCGGCCGCCGTGGGGGACCGTCGTACGCATCTACGACCAGGACGACCGGCCGGCGGCGCCGGACACCCCGGGCCGGATCTTCGTGGGCAACACGATCCTCTTCGAGGGCTACAGCGGCGGCGGTGGCAAGGACATGATCGAGGGGCTGATGGCCACCGGCGACGTCGGGCGGTTCGGCCCGGACGGTCGCCTCTACGTCGAGGGTCGCGACGACGAGATGATCGTCAGCGGCGGCGAGAACGTCTTCCCCCGCGAGGTCGAGGACTGCCTGGCCCGCCACCCGGGCGTCCTCGAGGTGGCCGCGGTCGGCGTCGAGGACGAGCAGTACGGCATGCGCCTGGTCGCCTACGTCGTGATCCGCGACGGCGCAGAGGTGACCGACGTGCAGCTGCGCGAGTGGGTGAAGGACAATCTGGCGAGGTTCAAGGTCCCGCGGGAGATCGTCATGCTCGACGAGCTGCCCCGCAACGCCACCGGCAAGGTCCTCAAGTGGGATCTGGCCAACTCAGCCAAGCCAGGTACACCGGGTACGCCGGTCAGGAAGGAGTCGTCGTGA
- a CDS encoding sensor histidine kinase — translation MRARITLTVALLVGLTLGGAGLIVYLVESQRIEAQTTEEVEQELDEFDLLSREGVDPQTGEPFASVKDVLVLFMERNVPDDDELLVGWVGDRPVVRSPADALAQDPAFQDAARPLVRDGGSTRLDTAEGEVLIASQPLTRGRERGALLVAIKLAEDRAELIDTMRTYAIVSLLSMLLITAFAFWQAGRLLAPLRTLRETADELGATDLSRRIPETGNDDITALTRTVNSMLARLDAAFVGQREFLDDAGHELKTPLTVLRGHLELLDVGSPDDVAETKELLLDEVDRMSRLVGDLILLAKSDRPDFVRLEPVDIAALTDDVAAKARGLGARNWTVDSRAEGTAYADAQRLTQAVLALCDNAIKHTGPGDTIAVGSARDASGLHWWVRDTGPGVPEADRERIFERFGRSTIPADDEGFGLGLSIVRAIAQAHGGTVALDPTWTEGTKVVLTVPTRTRTQHPEVPAWPAS, via the coding sequence GTGCGCGCCCGCATCACCCTCACGGTGGCGCTGCTGGTCGGGCTGACCCTCGGCGGCGCCGGGCTCATCGTCTACCTGGTGGAGAGCCAGCGCATCGAGGCGCAGACCACCGAGGAGGTCGAGCAGGAACTCGACGAGTTCGACCTGCTGAGCCGCGAGGGGGTGGACCCGCAGACCGGCGAGCCGTTCGCCTCGGTCAAGGACGTGCTGGTGCTGTTCATGGAGCGCAACGTCCCCGACGACGACGAGCTGCTCGTCGGCTGGGTCGGGGACCGACCGGTGGTGCGCTCCCCGGCGGATGCGCTCGCGCAGGACCCCGCGTTCCAGGACGCCGCGCGCCCGCTCGTGCGGGACGGAGGCAGCACCCGGCTGGACACCGCCGAGGGCGAGGTCCTCATCGCCAGCCAGCCGCTGACCCGCGGGCGCGAGCGGGGCGCGCTGCTGGTGGCGATCAAGCTCGCCGAGGACCGCGCGGAGCTGATCGACACCATGCGCACCTACGCCATCGTCTCGCTGCTGTCGATGCTGCTGATCACGGCGTTCGCCTTCTGGCAGGCCGGACGCCTGCTGGCACCGCTGCGCACGCTGCGCGAGACCGCCGACGAGCTGGGTGCCACCGACCTGTCGCGCCGGATCCCCGAGACCGGCAACGACGACATCACCGCGCTGACGCGCACCGTCAACAGCATGCTGGCCCGCCTGGACGCCGCGTTCGTCGGCCAGCGCGAGTTCCTCGACGACGCCGGACACGAGCTCAAGACCCCGCTGACCGTCCTGCGCGGCCACCTCGAGCTCCTCGACGTCGGGAGCCCCGACGACGTGGCCGAGACCAAGGAGCTGCTGCTCGACGAGGTCGACCGGATGTCGCGGCTGGTCGGCGACCTGATCCTGCTCGCCAAGAGCGACCGCCCCGACTTCGTCCGCCTCGAGCCGGTGGACATCGCCGCGCTCACCGACGACGTGGCCGCCAAGGCACGCGGGCTCGGCGCACGGAACTGGACCGTCGACTCCCGCGCCGAGGGCACGGCGTACGCCGACGCGCAGCGGCTGACCCAGGCCGTGCTCGCCCTGTGCGACAACGCCATCAAGCACACCGGGCCCGGCGACACCATCGCCGTGGGCTCGGCGCGCGATGCCTCCGGGCTGCACTGGTGGGTACGCGACACCGGCCCGGGCGTCCCCGAGGCGGACCGCGAGAGGATCTTCGAGCGCTTCGGCCGCAGCACGATCCCGGCCGACGACGAGGGCTTCGGCCTCGGCCTGTCCATCGTCCGCGCCATCGCCCAGGCCCACGGCGGCACGGTGGCGCTGGACCCGACCTGGACGGAGGGGACCAAGGTGGTCCTGACCGTCCCCACCCGCACCCGCACCCAGCACCCGGAGGTCCCCGCGTGGCCCGCATCCTGA
- a CDS encoding copper chaperone PCu(A)C produces MHRTTTRRTRRSALGALALAGALVLSACGEDTEPAEQSGSAATSGPEIVVTDPWVRATDGAEDTTMTAAFMDLANQGDEGVSLVSASSDVAGTVEIHEMANVDGKAVMQEAEDGVELKARGGQLLQPGGYHVMLMGLTEELAAGDEVELTLEFSDGSTQEITAPVKAFTEEEGQYHDHGSHDHGDDEKQGDEKHGNEDPEHP; encoded by the coding sequence ATGCACCGCACCACCACTCGCCGTACCCGCCGTTCCGCCCTCGGCGCGCTCGCCCTCGCCGGCGCCCTCGTCCTGAGCGCCTGCGGCGAGGACACCGAGCCCGCCGAGCAGTCCGGCTCCGCCGCCACCAGCGGCCCCGAGATCGTCGTGACCGACCCGTGGGTCCGCGCGACCGACGGCGCCGAGGACACCACGATGACCGCGGCGTTCATGGACCTGGCCAACCAGGGCGACGAGGGCGTCTCGCTCGTCTCCGCCTCCAGCGACGTCGCGGGCACCGTGGAGATCCACGAGATGGCGAACGTCGACGGCAAGGCCGTCATGCAGGAGGCCGAGGACGGCGTCGAGCTCAAGGCCCGGGGCGGCCAGCTGCTCCAGCCCGGCGGCTACCACGTCATGCTCATGGGCCTCACCGAGGAGCTCGCGGCCGGCGACGAGGTCGAGCTGACCCTGGAGTTCTCCGACGGCAGCACCCAGGAGATCACCGCGCCGGTCAAGGCCTTCACCGAGGAGGAGGGCCAGTACCACGACCACGGCTCCCACGACCACGGCGACGACGAGAAGCAGGGCGACGAGAAGCACGGCAACGAGGACCCCGAGCACCCGTGA
- a CDS encoding Dyp-type peroxidase — MSTSGVGRRGFLGYVGTAVAGAAAGVGGATLAGSSGRAEEPAAAPDTSSWAGRTIDPHGPHQPGVAATPAHVTELVALDLLPGTDRDALGRLMRVWTGDVEALTQGRPAPGDTAPWLATANADLTITVGAGPGAFGPRRLGAPPPGFGEVPPMRHDRLQERWNGGDLVLQVAGRDATTVAHAVRRLVADAAPFATLRWRQQGSWNGTGPQGQPVTGRNLFGQVDGSANPRPGTPLFDQTVWIPDGPWAGGTTLVVRRIRMDLDTWDELTRDEQEQSVGRRLDDGAPLSGGDELDDVDLRARSGGRLVVARDAHARRSHPGLNGGRRIFRKGANYVLDTDAGVESGLIFQSFQADLLDQFVPIQQTLDELDSLNEWTTAIGSATFAVLPGFEPGSWLGQSLLG; from the coding sequence GTGAGCACCTCGGGAGTCGGACGCCGCGGCTTCCTCGGCTACGTCGGCACGGCGGTCGCGGGGGCGGCCGCCGGTGTCGGCGGCGCGACCCTCGCCGGGTCGAGCGGCCGCGCGGAGGAGCCGGCGGCCGCCCCCGACACCTCGTCCTGGGCCGGGCGCACCATCGACCCGCACGGTCCGCACCAGCCCGGTGTGGCGGCCACGCCCGCCCACGTCACCGAGCTCGTCGCGCTGGACCTGCTGCCCGGCACCGACCGGGACGCCCTCGGCCGGCTGATGCGGGTGTGGACCGGGGACGTCGAGGCGCTCACCCAGGGGCGTCCCGCGCCCGGCGACACCGCGCCGTGGCTGGCCACCGCGAACGCCGACCTGACGATCACCGTCGGCGCCGGGCCGGGCGCGTTCGGCCCGCGGCGCCTCGGCGCTCCCCCGCCCGGCTTCGGCGAGGTGCCCCCGATGCGCCACGACCGGCTGCAGGAGCGCTGGAACGGCGGGGACCTGGTGCTCCAGGTCGCCGGCCGCGACGCCACCACCGTCGCCCACGCCGTACGCCGCCTGGTGGCGGACGCGGCGCCCTTCGCGACCCTGCGCTGGCGCCAGCAGGGCTCGTGGAACGGCACCGGGCCGCAAGGGCAGCCGGTGACCGGACGCAACCTGTTCGGACAGGTCGACGGCTCGGCGAACCCCCGGCCCGGCACCCCGCTGTTCGACCAGACGGTCTGGATCCCCGACGGGCCCTGGGCCGGCGGCACCACGCTGGTGGTGCGCCGGATCCGGATGGACCTGGACACCTGGGACGAGCTGACCCGCGACGAGCAGGAGCAGTCGGTGGGCCGGCGCCTCGACGACGGAGCACCGCTGAGCGGCGGGGACGAGCTCGACGACGTCGACCTGCGCGCCCGCTCCGGCGGGCGGCTGGTGGTCGCGCGCGACGCCCACGCCCGGCGCTCCCACCCGGGGCTCAACGGCGGGCGGCGGATCTTCCGCAAGGGCGCCAACTACGTGCTCGACACCGACGCCGGTGTCGAGTCGGGCCTGATCTTCCAGAGCTTCCAGGCCGACCTGCTCGACCAGTTCGTCCCGATCCAGCAGACCCTCGACGAGCTGGACTCGCTCAACGAGTGGACCACCGCGATCGGCTCGGCGACCTTCGCGGTGCTGCCGGGCTTCGAGCCCGGGAGCTGGCTGGGGCAGTCCCTGCTGGGCTGA